AGAATGTACAGCACATCTTCGTAAACCATGATCTTATTGTCGCAAGAGCCGCAATCTGCAAAAATGAAAGCATATAAAGTTGGCATCAGAAATGACATCAACTCAGTTTCTCAAGGACAATCCCTTGAACGAGCAGAGACCGACCCCAAGACAATCCAAGTGGATGTTTGGTGCAGATTGGCCCGGTAAACGGTGCCTCGCCAAGACACGTGCCGGATACCTTTGCCAAAAGCCTGCACTGAAAGGGAGAACCCGCTGCCAACTGCATGGCGGACGAGCGGGCGCGCCGACCGGGAAGCGGAACGGGAATTACAATTCCGGCCGCTTTACCAAAGAGGCCATACTGGCAAGAAAGGAAGCAGTCAGGCGCATCCGGGCTTTGATCGAGCTTGGGCGAACGGTTGGCATGTTTCGTTGACAAATGGCTCCGCGTCGGCGGCATCACACGGCCTGCTGTTCGTGCCGGATCCGTGGAAAACGTTGTCACCCAGTTATTCAATGGCACCATTGTCTGGCAGCCACTCCGCTTTCACATGCGGCTACGTGTTTCAATCTGTTTGGTAGACTTCGCCAACCGAAGCCCTCTTCCGCTGCTACATCTGCTACACGTCCCTAACTTTGGGGGTGGTGTAGCGGATGTAGCAACGTCCCTGCATCTCCTCAGGAGAAACAGCGGCAATTTCATTGCGCGCCTTTCACGATCCGGTAGGCTTCCTTGCGTGGAGCACCATCCACGACCGCACCGTCGGGAAGGCGCACAAGCCAGCCGTGCTTCACCAGCAGAGCAATTGCAGTCTGCACTTTGGGGCCTTCGCGGAGCCGGCTTGGTCCGTACTGCAAGATATCGCGCGGCGTCACAAGTTGGCGTTCACAACTTTCCAACAGCCATTTGCGCAAGGCTTCGGCATTGGCGACCTCCCTGCTCACATTGGCGCTGTTGGTCAGCTTTAATGCATCTGACAGATAAAATTTCGCCAAGCTGATGGCATCCGACATCGTTGCAGCGGTGACCTCTTTGGCTCGAAGGTCACCCCATGCCGTCAGGACACCGGCGATGCGTGCGGCCTGTTCGGCCGATTTGGAAGCATACCCCTGAATGGAAGAATACGCCCCGCTAGGTGCCTGCTTAAGTTCAACGTCATCCGCATAGCCGGAAAGCAAAGCACGGGCCGCGTCCGACAAAGGCAACAAGGTGGGCATCAGTTCCCGTGTTGCGTTGTCCATCGGCAAAGCCGTTTCCAGAATAGCTTTCAGTCGCGCCCCAAAATCCGAAAGGGGAGCGTTGTTGCGCTTGATTTTTGCCTGAAACCGCGTGCCTACAGTGCTCGGCGGCTCGCAAATCAGAAAGCGCGGCAAAAAACCGGTACCCGTAGACAAAGGATCAGCCATGAAATTCCTCGCAACCTCAGGCTGCACCATGAGGTGTACTGCGAGACGCCGACCATAAAGAGTAGACGTCCCCTCGCCGGAGCGAGTGCGACGAATTGTATTGCCCTGCCAGAGATCGTTCAGCGCGGTCAAGGTCTTCTGTCGGTTGTCGGGCGACATTGCATATCCGCCGAGAAACTGCCCGCCTTCATCAGAGAAAATGCCAAGCGTCGGCATTCCTTCTGAAAACTTGCGCGTAAGCCCTTCATAGGTCGGTTCTGTAACCGTGCGTTCCGCCAAGGGCGGAGGAGCAGGTTCCGCGCCAAGCTTGCTCAAACCATCCTCAATGCTCTTCCGGTTTTCCGTTTTCTTCTTCGCTTCCGCGAGGAGTTGTTCCTTGTCGCTCTTCCACAATGCTTGATTACTTGACCATGCGCTCACAGCATCTCGCCGCACTGCATCCTCGTTTTTCTCAAACTGGCGCAGGGCTTCCATGATCACCTCGTCACAGGACGATTTCCGCTCGCCGGATTGCGCAATGGTCAGGACGTAGAGCGACAAAGGACGCTTTCCGCCCAGTGTCTCGACGTCGCGAAAGCCTTGCACTGCCAGAGATGCTACAGCCAATGCGGACGCAGCAGGGATGGCCATTGGCGCAAGCGTCATGCCTTGTACAGCCTCCACAACTGCTCGCAGAGGTCTCAGCGCTGCCACGGGGAAAGGTTCTTCAGGCGGGCTTTCCGGAAGCAGCGGCGTGGGTGTTTCGACAGAGGAAACCGGACGCTCTGCCGACGTCAGCAGTTGGGTCAGATCGGTGCCAGGAGGAACTGCATCCGCCAAATCCCATTTCGGCGGGAAGTTGGAAGGGACGTTGACGATACGAACCGATGCCGCCCCCGCGACGGTCGCCAGTTGAGCAACTTCATCGGCATACTTGCGTCCCGCGTCATCATTGTCGGGCCAGATCGTCACCGCGCGTCCCTTTAGCGGCGCCCAATCGGTTTTCCCCGCAGCGTTCGATCCGCCGGACGACGCGAGGACAATGTACTCTGGGAACAACCTCGATCCAGCGTCCGCCGCCTTCTCCCCTTCGACCACAATCACCGGCTTCTCGGGCCCAGCAATAAGCGCCCTCAAATTGAAAGGCGGACGGGCACTGGGCCACGCCTGCCTGCGCCATTGCCGGTGACCGTTCGGCCCCTCGCACCACGTAAAGGGAAAAATCATCTTTTCAGCGGGCGTAGTACCCGCCGAAGCACGCTCATAGCGTACGATATGAAAGAGAAGCTGCCCTTGTTCGTTGTAATAGTTCCATTTTTTGGTGAAGGTATAACCATACATAGCGGCGCGCCGGAGCATCACGTCAGTCAGCGGTGCACTGCCATTCGGCACAATGGGCTTCCACTCCGGCGGGGAAGCCGGATCATTAAAGTCGGTTGCATTGTTGGCCAACGGTGGAAACGTCGCGTTATTGCTCATACGGAACCCCCAGCATGGAGGCGAGGTTGCGGGCGGCTTCAGCCTGACCGATGCCAGAAAGAAAGGCCGCAAGCGAGATTACATCGCCGCCCTTGTCGCCGGTAGCGAAGTCAGCCCACTTGCCGGTGCGCATGTTGATCTGGAAGGAACCGGCGTGATGGTCGGCACGGCGGGGGTTGAGTGCAAGCCATTCGTTCTTGCGTTGGCGACCATCAGGCAGCCATTGACGGAGCAGATCGGGCAATGCGGCCAGCGCTGCGGCATTGATGCCAACAAAGTCGATCATCAGCGAGCCTCCTGACGCGATTTGCGCTCATTCGGCCTCGGCCATTTCCCGGAATTCAGCGAATGAAAGAAATCTGCGAGATCGTCCGCGAGAATGAAGGTACGCTTGCCGAGCTTGCGGCGCGTCAAGCGGCCTTCGTTGCAAAGCTTATGGATCGTCGCAGGCGACAGACCGGTTGTCGCACACACATCCCCGATTGAGTAGGCAATTTTGTTGCAATCGTTGTTAGGTACCTTCATGTGCTTCACCTATTTGACTATAGAAGACAATAGATGATCATAACGTCCGGTATAATGTCAAACCCCAGGGAAGCCATAGGGCGACATACTGTCGCAACATGGCGACATACTGTCTCATTACTTTCGTTCACCGCCTTGATTTTTCTGATATTATTTTTTAACATCATTTTTTCATGTTTTATTTCAATAAATAAAGAGGATTTATCCCGATTAATCTTAATTTGTTATTTCACGATGAACGCTTGTGGTCCATGTGGATCACCACAAATGGCGGGGCCAGGCGATGCCGCAAACGTCTCGGAAGTCCAAAGTGCGCGCATACCGAGTTTCGCGTCCTGTGGTCAAAGTGACCAGAGCGGCAATTGCTCTTACCGCTCTTTCGGACAGCGCCGGAATTCAAGGATGATTTTCAAGGTAACGTTCGAAGTCCGTCTTAAGTTGACGTCTTTTTTCAAGGGAACGTGTCCGACGGTAGGTGCGTTCGGTCGCGTCGCCCACAAGCGGGCCGGTAAGCAACAAGAGCCAATCGTCGCCTCCTGGGAAGACTTGATCGAAGGCATGGCATCGTGTACGCAAAAATCTGGGGGGACTTTCGATGAAGCATTTGTTTGGCCTGGCGTGGCTGTTGTTTGCGGCAGCTATGCTCGCTGGTTGTCAGGGTGTGGGAGGCGAAACCTACGTGGGTATGCCGACCTCACCAGCATGGTTCGCTACGGCGGGACCGAAAACGATAGCCGCCCACTTTCGCAAAAGCTGCGAAGGATATGGTTTCCAGCCTGACACGCCACAAATGGCCCAGTGCATACAGAATGAAGCTCTCATGGGCCGAGGAATTGCTGCCAGATTTTGACGTGCCCAACCGTCTAGCCAGTGAGGCGTTAACAACCCGGCGACTGATAATCGCTGGCTGATCAAGCCTGGGTCATGGCGTTGCGGTCCGCATACTTGGCGATGACCTTCAACGGGACGATCAAGCCGCGCCCCACCTGCAATACCGTGCCCAGTCTTCCAAAAGCGCCAGTCTTTTGGCCTGTGCTGTTGAACGTCGGTATGCACGTTCTGTCGCATCGCCAACGGTATGCGCGAGGGCTGTTTCGATTAAATCACGGGGATAGTCCGTTTCATCGCCTGCCCAGTCCCTGAAGGAACTGCGGAAACCGTGAACTGTATAGGCATCCCTATTCATGCGGCGCAGTAACATTTCCATCGCTGATGATGACAGTGGACGGCTTGGCCGTTGGCCGGGAAATACGTAGGGGCCGCTACGCACCTCGTGCAGGCTCTGCATGATTGACAGTGCGGCTTTACTCAGCGGTACTACATGTTCTCGCGCCGCCTTCATCCGGGCAGCGGGTATTGTCCAGACGCCAATACCAAGGTCGAATTCGTTCCATGTAGCACCATACACTTCGCCGCTTCTGGCTGCTGTCAGGATGAGGAATTCAAGCGCCAGCGCCGCAAGAGCTCCGCGTGTCCGAAGCTCTGCCATGAATGCGGGCAGATCCTTATAGGGCAATGCCGGATGGTGACCGCGCTGGAGTTTTTGCCGCGCAGGCAGGAGGTGCTGCAAGTTCCCGTTCCAGAGGGCGGGGTTCAACCCGTCGCGCCAGCCTTTCACCTTGGCAAAGTCCAGCACACGTTCGATGCGGCCCCGAAGCCTCGATGCGGTTTCATTCTTGCTGGTCCAGATGGGCGAGAGGATTTTCAGCACGTCATCGACAGTGATGCCATCGACCGGCTTGCTTCTGATCGGCTTGCAATAAGTATCGCCGAGCGTCATGGCCCACTGATCGCGGTGCTTACTGTTACGCCACGCCGGGCTGTTTGCAGCCAAGAAGTCATCAACAGTCTGTGCAAACGTAGGGTTGCCCTGTGCCTTCCGCTGCGATGCGACGGGATCGCGGCCTTCGGCCACGTCAGCTTTCGCCTTTGCCGCCTTAGCGCGAGCGCTTGCCAAGGTCACAGTCGGATAGCTGCCAAGCCCCATCGCCCGTCGCCTGCCGCTGACCTTCCACATAAACAGCCATGACTTGGTTCCACCCGGTGCTGCCTCCAGATAGAGGCCACCCCCATCACCGTGTCGTCCTACTTTCAAGCCCGACCTGATCTTTGCATCTGTGAGTTTGTGTATCCCAGCCATCGCCGTTTCCCTGCACTATTTCCTGCACCTTTGTGCATTGATGATGGGAGGCAATCGGAGACAATACAAGACTTGCGATCGCATATCATGTTGAATTATATTACTATAACTTTGTTATAAAGAACCGCTGGAGCCGATAGTACGGCGGACATCTTCTCCGCCATTCAATCTGTTGAAATATCCCGATTTTAAGGCCTGGAGACGCATCCAGTGTGCCCGAGGGCAGGCCAGCGAGCCCGACTGTTCTTCGATCAATCAAAAAGATCCGACCTGTCGACAAGGATTGCCATCAAGTCGGGCCTTTTCGATTCGCCCATAAGGCGACCAGAGCCATGTGCTCCGATCGCGGTCCGCAACTACGATTGTGAGCAAGTTTAGCGGCCATTGCATACTCGAAGGCTTCGCTTCTTCTCACCCTCGCTGGGCCAACCGGTCGATGGCTGTCTGCGTGGATGCGCCGAAGTCGCCGTCCGTGGGGCCGCTGTAGAAGCCGCGCTCCTTCAGGAGGGCCTGGAATTCGCGACGAAATTCCGGGGTGAAGTTGTCGGGCTTGGTGCGGACTTCATCCAGCTTTCCCTGGTCGCCACCTTCGATGCTGGCTGCGGCCCAGCGCACGGCTTCCTTCGGGTCGGGCTTGGTACCGAGGCCGAAGTCGTAGAGGCGGCTCAAGCCCCCCATGGCATAGGCACTGCCGGCATTCGCGGCCATCTCGTACCAGTTGCGCGCCTGTTCGTAATCCTGCGGCACACCGTTGCCGACGTCGTAGAACCAGCCGAGCAGGGCCATCGAATAGGCATCGCCGACATTGGCGGCCTTTTCGTACCATGCCTTGGCCTGCGTATAGTCCTGGTCGGTGCCGAGGCCGTTCTGATACGCCCAGCCGAGGGATGACATGGCGTTGGCATCGCCCCCATCTGCCGCCTTGATGTACCACTTGAGCGACGCCGCATAATCCTGTGGCACGCCCTTGGCTTCGCGATAAAACCATCCGAGCGTTGCCATCGCATTGGCATAGCCCTGCGCTGCCGAAGCCTCATACAACTCTTTCGACTGCGCAAATTCCTGCGCTACGCCGCCGTAACCTTCGCGATAGAGCCAGCCAAGCGAGGCCTGGGCATAGGGGTTTCCGGCCTTGGCCGCCTGTTCGAACATGGCCTTTCCGGCATCGATATCAACCGCGCCATCGGTGCCATAGATCGAGAACCATGCGAGGTTGGTAAGCGCATACATATTGCCGCCATCGGCCGCCTTCTGGTAAGTGCGCCGTGCTTCGGCGTAGTTGCGCCCGGCGTCATAGGCCCGACCCAGCATGTTGACGAGCATCATGTCGTCGGGGTTCTCGTTGACCGCCTGCGCGCACGCCGTCAGTGCGCGCTCCGAATCGATCTTCAGGAAGTTGACGCCGAGGAAACCGGGCATGGATTGCGGCTCGCCGGCAAGCAGGTAGCAATCGCGTGAGGCCTGGGTGTCCTTGCCGGTCTCGGAGATGTTGAGGCCCTTCTTCGGTTCCAGCGCAGCGATCTGCGTTTCGGCCTCCGCCTTGTGGCTGCTGTCGGGATAGCGCTCGATGAAACGGGTGAGGGCGGCGGCGTCCGTGGATTGCTTCAGCGCTTCCCAGGCGATCTCGTCGGGGCTGACGCTTGTCGTCTGCTCGGCCTCGGTCAGAAGCTTCAGCTTCTTTTCGGCCAGCATCTTGTAGACAGGATCGCCGCTGTGTTTCTGAAGAAAGACCTCGATCAATTCCTTGTCTGCGAGGTCGCGTATGTTCTGCCAATCGGCGGCCGCGGCGGATTGGCCGTTGGGCGAAACCTCCTGCGCGCCGCCATTGGTGGTGACGTTGATGTTG
This genomic stretch from Pararhizobium capsulatum DSM 1112 harbors:
- a CDS encoding HGGxSTG domain-containing protein yields the protein MFGADWPGKRCLAKTRAGYLCQKPALKGRTRCQLHGGRAGAPTGKRNGNYNSGRFTKEAILARKEAVRRIRALIELGRTVGMFR
- a CDS encoding DUF3987 domain-containing protein, which translates into the protein MSNNATFPPLANNATDFNDPASPPEWKPIVPNGSAPLTDVMLRRAAMYGYTFTKKWNYYNEQGQLLFHIVRYERASAGTTPAEKMIFPFTWCEGPNGHRQWRRQAWPSARPPFNLRALIAGPEKPVIVVEGEKAADAGSRLFPEYIVLASSGGSNAAGKTDWAPLKGRAVTIWPDNDDAGRKYADEVAQLATVAGAASVRIVNVPSNFPPKWDLADAVPPGTDLTQLLTSAERPVSSVETPTPLLPESPPEEPFPVAALRPLRAVVEAVQGMTLAPMAIPAASALAVASLAVQGFRDVETLGGKRPLSLYVLTIAQSGERKSSCDEVIMEALRQFEKNEDAVRRDAVSAWSSNQALWKSDKEQLLAEAKKKTENRKSIEDGLSKLGAEPAPPPLAERTVTEPTYEGLTRKFSEGMPTLGIFSDEGGQFLGGYAMSPDNRQKTLTALNDLWQGNTIRRTRSGEGTSTLYGRRLAVHLMVQPEVARNFMADPLSTGTGFLPRFLICEPPSTVGTRFQAKIKRNNAPLSDFGARLKAILETALPMDNATRELMPTLLPLSDAARALLSGYADDVELKQAPSGAYSSIQGYASKSAEQAARIAGVLTAWGDLRAKEVTAATMSDAISLAKFYLSDALKLTNSANVSREVANAEALRKWLLESCERQLVTPRDILQYGPSRLREGPKVQTAIALLVKHGWLVRLPDGAVVDGAPRKEAYRIVKGAQ
- a CDS encoding helix-turn-helix domain-containing protein, coding for MKVPNNDCNKIAYSIGDVCATTGLSPATIHKLCNEGRLTRRKLGKRTFILADDLADFFHSLNSGKWPRPNERKSRQEAR
- a CDS encoding tyrosine-type recombinase/integrase, yielding MAGIHKLTDAKIRSGLKVGRHGDGGGLYLEAAPGGTKSWLFMWKVSGRRRAMGLGSYPTVTLASARAKAAKAKADVAEGRDPVASQRKAQGNPTFAQTVDDFLAANSPAWRNSKHRDQWAMTLGDTYCKPIRSKPVDGITVDDVLKILSPIWTSKNETASRLRGRIERVLDFAKVKGWRDGLNPALWNGNLQHLLPARQKLQRGHHPALPYKDLPAFMAELRTRGALAALALEFLILTAARSGEVYGATWNEFDLGIGVWTIPAARMKAAREHVVPLSKAALSIMQSLHEVRSGPYVFPGQRPSRPLSSSAMEMLLRRMNRDAYTVHGFRSSFRDWAGDETDYPRDLIETALAHTVGDATERAYRRSTAQAKRLALLEDWARYCRWGAA
- a CDS encoding caspase family protein gives rise to the protein MLRLLAPRHLRTAFFCLSVLVCQYGVAEAAARVALLIGNEKYEATSQLNNPANDVELMKTAFEQAGFDSVTTVHDVDRAAMVRALRDFEDVATGAEVAIIYYSGHGMEMNGENYLLPVDVTLKSDKDVEDEAVPLERAQRSLEGATRLKLVILDACRNNPFEQSMSRSISTRAVSRGLARVEPESADLLIAFASKAGTVAMDGEGKNSPFATALAKYLTEPGVDVRIALGKVRDEVVNVTNRGQEPFVYGSLGGAQIFLNIKEININVTTNGGAQEVSPNGQSAAAADWQNIRDLADKELIEVFLQKHSGDPVYKMLAEKKLKLLTEAEQTTSVSPDEIAWEALKQSTDAAALTRFIERYPDSSHKAEAETQIAALEPKKGLNISETGKDTQASRDCYLLAGEPQSMPGFLGVNFLKIDSERALTACAQAVNENPDDMMLVNMLGRAYDAGRNYAEARRTYQKAADGGNMYALTNLAWFSIYGTDGAVDIDAGKAMFEQAAKAGNPYAQASLGWLYREGYGGVAQEFAQSKELYEASAAQGYANAMATLGWFYREAKGVPQDYAASLKWYIKAADGGDANAMSSLGWAYQNGLGTDQDYTQAKAWYEKAANVGDAYSMALLGWFYDVGNGVPQDYEQARNWYEMAANAGSAYAMGGLSRLYDFGLGTKPDPKEAVRWAAASIEGGDQGKLDEVRTKPDNFTPEFRREFQALLKERGFYSGPTDGDFGASTQTAIDRLAQRG